Proteins encoded in a region of the Corvus hawaiiensis isolate bCorHaw1 chromosome 31, bCorHaw1.pri.cur, whole genome shotgun sequence genome:
- the LOC125318692 gene encoding serine/threonine-protein kinase pim-2-like, which produces MASAGQVPPAPKQLRCAVEGSPWPCPTRHWEHQSGPVRSTVHSSPFPAATAVSQILLPPTPQSCPPAPKMLTGIGDFVLGFIFLALGLGFYLRKQVPKPQGDSLEMGVERSPSKGNGCKNAPNGRAGLVWLREEEMLRDSASAPERSGPAWLLGTIASPWLRLARPRPPPRPRPRPRPRLLPGPAGDTGGAAAPAASAASSPLRAPPLLSAAAGPEPPVSASKEPTCGDGRPGAVERRSGAVPGPGPSADGRVSPARKAQQGLKERYRLGSLLGRGGFGSVLAATRLSDGAPVAIKRVPRNRIHHWGRLPDGTRAPLEIVLLHKVSAGFPGIVQLHEWLELPNNVVMVLERPERSQDLLHFIRARRFLCEEVARHLFRQVLEAVRHCTSCGVLHRDIKPENILLDLATGQAKLIDFGCGTYLQAAAYTSFAGTPSYRPPEWIQFGWYYGKAATVWSLGIVLHQMVCGEHPFRRGWNSTWGWLSLPRRLSPGGSSSLQHGGNSSAGRQQRAQEHPTLAAAEEVAIARISSNSVYPCSPRKGPH; this is translated from the exons ATGGCCAGCGCCGGGCAAGTGCcgccagccccaaagcagctgcGCTGTGCCGTGGAGGGGTCCCCATGGCCCTGCCCCacgcggcactgggagcaccagtCCGGACCAGTGCGGAGCACGG TCCATTCCAGTCCCTTCCCGGCAGCCACCGCCGTTTCCCAGATCCttctgccccccaccccccaaagctgcccccccgcccccaagATGCTGACGGGGATCGGGGACTTCGTGTTGGGCTTCATcttcctggcgctggggctcGGCTTCTACCTGCGCAAGCAG gtgccaaaaCCCCAGGGAGACTCCTTGGAAATGGGGGTAGAGAGGAGCCCTTCAAAGGGAAACGGGTGCAAAAATGCTCCCAATGGCCGAGCGGGTTTGGTGTGGCtgcgggaggaagagatgctccgGGACTCCGCCTCGGccccggagcggagcggccc tgcctggctcctgggcacCATCGCCAGCCCCTGGCTCCGGCTGGCCCGACCCCGACCCCCACCCCGACCTcgaccccggccccggcctCGGCTCCTCCCGGGGCCCGCCGGGGACACaggcggcgcggccgctcccgccgcctccgcaGCGTCTTCCCCGCTCCGAGCTCCGCCGCTCTTGAgcgcggccgccggccccgagCCGCCGGTGTCCGCTTCAAAAGAGCCAACATGTGGGGAtggccggcccggggcggttgAGCGGCGCTCGGGGGCCGTTCCTGGCCCCGGGCCGAGCGCTGACGGCCGCGTCTCGCCGGCACGGAAGGcgcagcagggcctgaaggagcgcTACCGGCTAGGTTCGCTGCTGGGGCGCGGCGGCTTCGGCAGCGTCTTGGCGGCGACGCGGCTCTCGGACGGCGCCCCG gtggccatcaaacgGGTGCCACGGAACCGCATCCACCATTGGGGCCGGCTG cccgaCGGCACCCGAGCACCACTGGAGATCGTGCTGCTGCACAAGGTGTCCGCTGGCTTCCCCGGCATCGTCCAGCTCCACGAGTGGCTGGAGCTCCCCAACAACGTGGTGATGGTGCTGGAGCGCCCGGAGCGGTCTCAGGACCTCCTTCACTTCATTCGGGCACGGCGCTTCCTGTGCGAGGAGGTGGCGCGGCACCTGTTCcgccaggtgctggaggccgtgcggcactgcaccagctgcggGGTCCTGCACCGGGACATCAAACCGGAGAACATCCTGCTTGACCTGGCCACCGGGCAGGCCAAACTCATCGACTTTGGCTGTGGCACCTACCTGCAAGCCGCAGCCTACACCAGCTTTGCAG GAACACCGTCCTACAGGCCCCCAGAATGGATCCAGTTCGGCTGGTACTACGGCAAGGCAGCGAccgtctggtccctgggcatcgtGCTGCACCAGATGGTCTGCGGGGAGCATCCtttcaggaggggctggaacagcacCTGGGGCTGGCTCTCGCTCCCACGACGGCTCTCTCCAGGTGGATCCTCGTCTCTGCAGCACGGGGGgaatagcagtgctgggagacagcagcgggctcaggagcatcccacactggcagctgctgaggaggtggcaat TGCCAGGATCTCATCCAACAGTGTTTATCCGTGCTCTCCTCGGAAAGGCCCTCATTAG